The genomic DNA CAATGAGGTAATCAACTCTTTACCGTCAGTATCCATACTATGGCACTTTACAAGACCTTTTAAGATGAGATAAATCTTGTTTGATCTGGCACCCTCATCATAAATTGATTCCCCTGCTTTAAAACTGGAAACCTCACCATTGTCGTCAAAGAAGTTTTTGAGTTCATGAACCGTACGTATTTCATTATCTGTGACACCATGTTCTTTGGTGCTCTCATCTTGCATACGTTTAATCAATTCTGCTTTTGCAAGTCTACTTTCAATAGCGCTGATAAGATCTTCTTCATCAAAAGGCTTGGTAAGGTAATCATCTGCACCTAGATCCATTCCTTTCCGTATTTCTTTGTGCTCAGTTTTAGCCGATAAAAAGATAAAAGGAATTTGTTTTGTTTTTTCGTTATTAGATAATTGTTGTAGCACTCCATAGCCATCCAATTCTGGCATCATAATGTCGCAAATAATAATGTCCGGCACATCTTCAATGGCTGCATCAACACCTATTTTTCCGTTGGGTGCGGTATTTACGCTATAACCAGCTAATTCTAAAAGTTCTTCCGTGTTTTCACGTAAGGCCTTGTCATCTTCGATCAATAGAATTTGTTTCATAATGTTAGCTGGTTTTTAAATTAGGTATACTTAGTGTAAACGTAGATCCAACACTTATTTTACTGGTGAATTCTAGACTTCCTCCTAAGTTTTCCATATGTTGTTTTGCGATATTAAGACCAATACCGGTACCTTGGGTTAGTAATGCGTTTTCTGCTCTAAAATAGCGATTAAAAATATGCTTCTGTTCTTCTTGGGGAATACCAATGCCTTGGTCAATTACGCTAATGATTATGTTAGTATCGTTCAATGTCACTTTAATGGTAATAGTAGTATCTTCAGGAGAGTACTTTATGGCGTTATGTATTAAATTAGATAAGGCCAACTCTAGTGTTTTTTCATCAAAATTGATGTTTAGCTCGTCAATATTTTCTGGGTAATGAATTTGTTGACCAGATTTTAAAAGCATATTACTATTGTATACTACTTCGTTTACAATTTTGCTTAACGGAAATTCTTCTACTTTGTAATTCACTTTGCCGGACTCTAAACGCTCTACAGATAAAAAATCGGTTAGTATGGTGTCTAAATATTTTACTTTACTTTTAATTGTTGCCACATGTTTGTCCCTCTTTGGTTGCTGATCGGTCTGAGTATATTTTCCTAGCAAGGTGATAGAGGTGAGTATACTACTTAAAGGCGTTTTAAATTCGTGCGATACCAATGATAAAAACCTGGTCTTTAATTCGTTGAGTTCTTTTTCTACGGCTAGAGCTTCCGTTAATTGCTGTGTGCGTTCCTCAACTTTTTTCTCTAGATTTTCGGTGTAATTTTTTCTTTCGGTTATATCTAGTATAAATGCTACGAAAACCTTCTTTTTTCCTAATTCGGACAACTGCAAATGAACTTCTACTGGGTAAGTAGAACCATCCTTTCTACCGTGTATCGTTTCAAATTTAACTTTGGGAATTTCATTATTAAGTAATGGGGAAATCAATTTTTTAAAGTTTTCTTCATTGAACTCCGGTTTAATGTCTACCGGGGTCATTTCATACATTTCCGTTATGGTATAACCAATGTTTCTTTGCGCTTCTTTATTGACATTCAAAAACTTGAAGGTTTCTGCATCAAACACAAAAATTTCGTTGAGGGATTCGTCAAAAATTCGTGCCCAATGACTTAGTTCTTCTTCTTTGTTCTTTCTTTCGGTAATATCGATCACCAAGGCCATAACATAAGTAGATCCGTAAAATTCAAACGGATTTAAGCCGGCCTCTACCGGAAATTCTTTGCCACTTTTAGTAATGCCGTAGAGATTTCTACCGTGTCCCATTTGTCGTTTATCACTATTGGCAATAAACTTGTTTACATTTTTACTATGGTTGGCAAGATATCTTTTAGGTATTAAGATATCCAACGGTTTTCCTAATAATTCCCCCTTTTCATACCCAAACATTTGTTCTGTAGACGTATTGGTGGCCACTACATTTTGTTGGGCATCAACAACAATAATACCTTCTGAAACTCCTTCTGAAAGCAAATTGAAGATATCACTGTTCTTTTGAAAATCTTGCATAGTATCAAATATATAGATTACGACTGATTTTTATCATATATAAAGTGGGTTCTGAGCTGTATTTTCATGGTAAATTCATAGAAAAATTATAAAATGGAAAATACTGCGAAAACAATGAACGGTCTTTATGAGAGCTTAGGAAAGCTTTTTTATGCCGTGGCTATGTGCGATGGTAGCGTACATAGTAACGAATGGGATAAAGTTAAGGAGTTGGTGAAAGAAGATTGGTTGTACGTAGATGATTTTACGGATCGGTATGGTACAGACGCCGCTAACCAAATTGAAATTGTATTTGATGTTCTTATGGAAACTTCAAAAGGGAGTAAGGAGTGCTTTGGAGAATTTGTGGAATTTTACAAGGAGCATCCACATGCTTTTTCAGATGAGATAAAAGCCTTGACCCAAAAAACGGCCAAGGCTATTGCAAATTCATTTTCAGGTAACAATAAATCTGAGCTAATACTTTTGGCCAAGATCAAATTGTTACTCAACTAATGCTATTTCATTAACTTTTTTATATCTGGGTCTGCGTATATTTTCTGCACCATTTCACTGTACAAACTGGAGAATGTCGTATTCTCTGCCAAGTTGCCAAATAAAGATTCTTGTTTTATAAAGGCAAGTGGGTCTTCATTGGTTTTACTGGCGGCTTGGTGCAGTTGGTCTTGCATGGCATCTATAATTTCTATGGATTCACCATTTTTATTTACGCCCTTATCACTATAATAACACCATGCAGCTATCACTAAAGTTGCATATTTAATACTGCCACCCTTAGCCAGATTATCTTGAATGGTGGCGATTAAAAATTTAGGAAGTTTTGCCGAACTCTCTGAGCAAATTCTACTAACACTATCCTTTATGTTTGGGTTGGCAAAACGTTCTTGTAGACTGTCCTTATATGTTGTAAGATCAATTCCTTCTAGCTTATCTAATACGGGTGTTGCTTCCTTATCCATAAAAGCTCTTAAATAGGTAACAAAAAGATCATCTTCCATACAGGCATTAATGGTTGGGTGACCATGCAATGCGCCTAAAATGCCTAGCACGGAATGCCCAGCGTTTAAAAGGCGCAGTTTCATTTTTTCGTACGGTTTTACATCTGGTACAAATTGTACACCTACTTTTTCAAACGCAGGTCTTCCGTTAGAAAAGTTATCTTCAATGACCCATTGTATAAAAGGCTCACAAGTTACGGGCCACTCATCTTTTAGGTTGTAAGTTTGTTCTAAATAGTCAATGTCGGCCTGTGTGGTTACAGGGGTAATGCGATCAACCATGCTGTTAGGAAAGCTCACCTCTTCTTCAATATATGAAGCTAACTCTTCATCTTGTTTGTTGGAAAAAGTTAGCAACATTTCTTTGGCAACATCTCCGTTGTGTTGAATATTGTCACATGACATTACGGTAAAGGCCGGTAAACCGTTCTCCTTTCTTTTTCTAATGGCAGCGGTCAAAAATCC from Maribacter dokdonensis DSW-8 includes the following:
- a CDS encoding mannitol dehydrogenase family protein translates to MTKETMLNSKNLAEISRQLPTPSYQRDTLKSGIVHVGVGGFHRAHQAYYTHLLQEKENASEWGICGIGLRKGDQKIHDVLQQQDGMYTLIIKHPDGKIDSKVIGAIIDFKLGFDTPNVVIDQMAHPDTKIVSLTITEGGYNFNPATGEFDFENKDVQHELANPEEPKTIYGFLTAAIRKRKENGLPAFTVMSCDNIQHNGDVAKEMLLTFSNKQDEELASYIEEEVSFPNSMVDRITPVTTQADIDYLEQTYNLKDEWPVTCEPFIQWVIEDNFSNGRPAFEKVGVQFVPDVKPYEKMKLRLLNAGHSVLGILGALHGHPTINACMEDDLFVTYLRAFMDKEATPVLDKLEGIDLTTYKDSLQERFANPNIKDSVSRICSESSAKLPKFLIATIQDNLAKGGSIKYATLVIAAWCYYSDKGVNKNGESIEIIDAMQDQLHQAASKTNEDPLAFIKQESLFGNLAENTTFSSLYSEMVQKIYADPDIKKLMK
- a CDS encoding sensor histidine kinase, giving the protein MQDFQKNSDIFNLLSEGVSEGIIVVDAQQNVVATNTSTEQMFGYEKGELLGKPLDILIPKRYLANHSKNVNKFIANSDKRQMGHGRNLYGITKSGKEFPVEAGLNPFEFYGSTYVMALVIDITERKNKEEELSHWARIFDESLNEIFVFDAETFKFLNVNKEAQRNIGYTITEMYEMTPVDIKPEFNEENFKKLISPLLNNEIPKVKFETIHGRKDGSTYPVEVHLQLSELGKKKVFVAFILDITERKNYTENLEKKVEERTQQLTEALAVEKELNELKTRFLSLVSHEFKTPLSSILTSITLLGKYTQTDQQPKRDKHVATIKSKVKYLDTILTDFLSVERLESGKVNYKVEEFPLSKIVNEVVYNSNMLLKSGQQIHYPENIDELNINFDEKTLELALSNLIHNAIKYSPEDTTITIKVTLNDTNIIISVIDQGIGIPQEEQKHIFNRYFRAENALLTQGTGIGLNIAKQHMENLGGSLEFTSKISVGSTFTLSIPNLKTS
- a CDS encoding response regulator, with amino-acid sequence MKQILLIEDDKALRENTEELLELAGYSVNTAPNGKIGVDAAIEDVPDIIICDIMMPELDGYGVLQQLSNNEKTKQIPFIFLSAKTEHKEIRKGMDLGADDYLTKPFDEEDLISAIESRLAKAELIKRMQDESTKEHGVTDNEIRTVHELKNFFDDNGEVSSFKAGESIYDEGARSNKIYLILKGLVKCHSMDTDGKELITSLSKADDFLGFTSFLNNVPYQETATALETVELAGISKDNLKTILNENKNISMELMELLSENISMIKAQLLQMAYSSVRRKTAQTLLQFAELMNTKPNEPIRISRNDLASVAGIATESLIRTLSGFKKEGLIVIEGRNIQIIELKALQYVN